CAGCAGGGTCTGGGCGCCGATGACGGCGAGCTTCAGCATGTCGAACCTTTCGATGTCAAACGCGGACGGCGGCCTCGTCGGCCGGGGCATGGTCGTTCAGGGCGGCGGCCACGGGGCCCGCCAGGAAGCGACGCACCTGGTCCCCGGCACGGCCGGTGAAGCGGCTCGCATCCAGCAGGGCCGTCAGCTCCTGTTCCGTCATGGCCCAGGCGGGATCAGCGGCCAGGAGTTGCAGCAGCTCGTTGGGCCGGCCCTCGGCCTTGATGCGGCGACCCGCCTCCAGGGCCGCGACCCGGAAGCGCTCGTGAAGATCCTGGCGATCGCCCCCCCGCTTCACAGCCTCCATGAGCAGGACCTCGGCGGCCATGAAGGGCAGCTCCTGAGCGAGGCGCGCCTCGATCATCTTCGGGTAGACCACGAGCCCGGAGGCCACGTTGCGGAAGAGCACCAGGATGGCGTCCGCGGCCAGCAGGCCCTGGCTGATGGTGAGGCGCCGGTGGGCGCTGTCGTCCAGGGTGCGCTCCATCCACTGGCTGGCGCTGGTCTGGTAGCTGGAGGGCATGAGCCCCAGCACGAAGCGGGCGAGGCTGTTGATGCGCTCCGAGCGCATGGGGTTGCGCTTGTAGGGCATGGCGCTGGAGCCGATCTGCTTCGACTCGAAGGGCTCTTCGACTTCCTTCAGGTGCTGGAGGAGGCGCAGGTCGCAGGCGAACTTGGACGCCGAGGCTGCGATGCCGCAGAGCACCTGGCCGATGCGGTCCTCAAGCTTGCGGGTGGCCGTCTGGCCGCTGACGGGGATGGCCGGGAAGCCCACCTTGGCGCAGAAGCGCTGCTCCAGCTCCTCCACCTTGTCCCCATCCCCCTCGAACAACTCCAGGAAACTGGCCTGGGTGCCTGTGGTGCCCTTCACGCCGCGCACCGGGGTGGTACGGATGAGATGGTCCAGGTCCTCCAGGTCCAGCAGCAGATCCTGGATCCACAGGGTGGCGCGCTTGCCCACGGTGGTGGGCTGGGCGGGCTGGAAGTGGGTGAAGCCCAGGGTCGCCTGATCCTGCCACTGCGCGGCAAAGGCGGCCAGCGCTGCGATCACATCCTGGAGGCGGCGGCGGAGCAGGAGGAGGGCCTCCTGGGCGATGAGCAGGTCCCCGTTGTCCGTGACGAAGCAGCTGGTGGCGCCCAGGTGGATGATGGGCCGGGCAACCGGCGCCTGCTCGCCC
This DNA window, taken from Geothrix edaphica, encodes the following:
- the purB gene encoding adenylosuccinate lyase, with the protein product MPFLPPHDGPELERFEHPLASRYASRSMVRLLSPLYRQRVWRRLWVALAEAESELGLPVTKAQLAELKATQDQVDLDAIAKHESALRHDVMAAIHAWGEQAPVARPIIHLGATSCFVTDNGDLLIAQEALLLLRRRLQDVIAALAAFAAQWQDQATLGFTHFQPAQPTTVGKRATLWIQDLLLDLEDLDHLIRTTPVRGVKGTTGTQASFLELFEGDGDKVEELEQRFCAKVGFPAIPVSGQTATRKLEDRIGQVLCGIAASASKFACDLRLLQHLKEVEEPFESKQIGSSAMPYKRNPMRSERINSLARFVLGLMPSSYQTSASQWMERTLDDSAHRRLTISQGLLAADAILVLFRNVASGLVVYPKMIEARLAQELPFMAAEVLLMEAVKRGGDRQDLHERFRVAALEAGRRIKAEGRPNELLQLLAADPAWAMTEQELTALLDASRFTGRAGDQVRRFLAGPVAAALNDHAPADEAAVRV